The DNA region TTGATAATTTCATTTAATTATAAACTCTCTGCAATTTTAATAATTGACTCTTAAACGTAAAATATTACGTTTTTTTTTTGAATTTTATATTGAATTGGAAATTTGATTCAATAGGAAAATGATATAACTATAAAATTATATCACATTTAGCAATATAGTATACAAATCATATTATTTCAATATAATATAATTTATTAAAATTATATATAATTTTTTAAAAAATAATTGAAAAAATATTTTTTGCATGATAGTAGCCCTTAAACTAAAGATTAAGCTGTTTATAAAAAATAATCTGTATTGTCAAATTTAAGAGCTTTTTCAAAATTAATTTTAGGTTAAGGATGTAGGAAAAATTATGAAAGCAAAACACATCAAATGGGGAGCTATATTTGCTTTGCTACCGATTGCCTTCTTGTTTTATGGCATGATTGTCTTTGGAGGCCAAAAATACGAAGGTTCAACTCAAAACTGTTTTACTGATGGAATACTTATCAATGGACTTGCAGCATTTGGAAAATTAGAAAGGCCTGAAGTATTATTTTTGCATGATAAGCACACAGATGCTTTGGAAAAAAAGAATAAAGACTGCTTAACTTGTCATGTGAAAGATAAAAATAATAATTTGAGCATAAAATTTAAGCGTATTGAAAATGTTTCTAAAGATGAAGTGATGGACATATATCATTTAAATTGCATTAACTGTCATAATGAAATGTCTGCTTCAGGGGATAAATCAGGGCCAGTTACTTGTGGTGAATGCCATAGGGATAAAGTAGAAGAATCTCTTTGCAGAGCGCCTATTGAAATTGATAAATCCCTTCATGGAAGGCATTCTAAAGCCTATGAAAATAAATGCGAAACCTGCCACCATGAATATAATCCTGAAACTAAAAAGTTATTTTATGAAAAAGGTAAAGAATCATCCTGCAGATACTGTCATAAAGATAAAACAGAAGAGAATCGTATGTCTATGTCTATGGCAGCCCATACACAATGCGTAAATTGTCATAAAAAGAATATAGAAGAGCAAAAGACAGCCGGACCAATAAAATGTTCTGGATGTCATGATGCAAAAAAACAACAGCTTATATCAAAACTCGATACTATTCCAAGACTTGAAAGAAAGCAGCCTGATGCGGCATTAATAAAAAATAATTCTCCAGAATTGGCTACAAGAATGAATTTTGTTCCTTTTGACCATAAAGCCCATGAAGAATATAATGACACATGTAGAGTATGCCATCATGAAAGCTTAAATGAATGTACAAAATGTCATACCTTATTAGGAATAAAGGAAGGAAGTAATGTCAGCTTAGAATCATCAATGCACACTAAAAAAGAAAAAAGTAGTTGTATAGGCTGTCATGAAGCTAAACAAAAAGATAAGCAATGTATTGGTTGTCATACATTTGATAGCAGCAGGAAAAAGTCAAGCGAAGATTATTGTGCTAAATGTCACATGAGTGTTCCAGCTCAAGGAACTTTTACAGAAGAAAAAGACATGTCTAATTTTCTTTTAATTTCGAGAAAACTTACAACTGATTCCTATAATGCAGAAGAAATTCCTGAAAAAGTAGTAATGAAGGATTTAGTTGACAAATATGAACAAGCTGAAATGCCCCATAGAAAAATTGTAGAATATTTTGAAAAAAGTATAAACTCAAATAAATTATCAGGGTATTTTCACAAGGATAAAAATACAGTATGTAACGGATGTCATCATAATAGTACGTCATCTGTAAAGCCAACCCGTTGTGGCAATTGCCATGGAAAACCTTTAGCTGAATCAGAAAATCTTGATAAGCCTGTATTAATGACAGCATATCATGGACTCTGTATTGGATGTCATAAAGAAATGGAATTAGGTAAAGCTACTGGATGTGCTGATTGTCATAAAGAAAGAAAAAAATGGTGGAATAACTCGGTAAACCGATAAATTCTATATAAAGTAATTCGTTTATTTATCGAATGAGGTGGATAAGATGTCAATATCAAGGCGAAAGTTTTTAGGTTTAGCTGGAGCAGCAGGAGCTAGTGCTCTAATAGGCAGCTCGGCACATAGCGCTTCAAACAAACATTTTGAAGGTTACCCGAATAGTTTTGGAGTCCTTCATGATATTACATTATGCGTTGGGTGTCGTTCCTGTGAAGCCGCTTGTAACAGGGTGAATGAATTGCCTCAGCCAGATGTTTCTTTTAGTGATGTGTCCGTTTTAGAGCAAAAAAGACGGACAAGTTCTGATGCTTTTACTGTTGTAAATAAGCATGCAAATTTAAAGAATTCAAAAGTTCCAATTTTTAATAAAATTCAGTGTAATCATTGTTTAGAACCAGCTTGTGCTTCAGTATGTTTTGTTAAAGCTTTTAAAAAAACAGAGCAAGGCCCGGTTCTCTATGATCCTTCAGTATGTGTAGGTTGTAGATACTGTATGGTTGCATGTCCTTTTGATATTCCGACTTATGAATATGATAAAGCATTCACTCCGAGGGTAAGAAAATGTACTTTATGTTATCCTCGCATAATTGAAGGCTTATTACCAGGGTGTGTTGAATCATGTCCTACTGGTGCTTTAAAATTTGGTAAAAGAGATGACCTGATAAAAATTGCCAGAGATAGAATTTCTAAAAAGCCAGAAAAATACATTGAGCATATATATGGCGAGCATGAAATGGGAGGAACAAGTTGGCTTTATCTTTCAGGAGTTCCATTTAAACAATTAGGAATGAGGGAAGACCTTGGCATAAAGCCTGCCCCGGAATATACAGCAGGAGCTTTAAGTGGTGTTCCTATTGTAGTTGGTTTGTGGCCTGTTCTTTTAACTGGAATATATGCCATGACAAAAAGAAAAGAAAAAGTTGCGGATCTGGAAAAGAAAGAATGTGTAAAGGAAGCAATTGAAAAGGAAAAAGCCGATGCTAACGCTAAATTAGCAAAAGCTATGGAAAAAGCTGAGACTGATAAAAAAACAGCTATAGACAAAGCAGTTAAAAAAGCTTTAGAAGAAGCATCAAAAGCAAAGGTGGAGGGATAATGAGTTCAGAAACAATTGAATCTCGCAAAACATACTTAAACGCATTCAATATTTGCGCAGGAATGATTGTCCTTATTGGGTTATTTGTAACATTTTTAAGATTTACCGGAGGGCTTGCAAAAGTTACGAATCTTTCAAATTATAATCCTTGGGGAATATGGATAGGGTTTGATTTGCTTGCAGGAGTTGCCCTTGCAGCAGGCGGATATGTAACTTCAGCAGCTGTTTATATTTTCGGAATGAAAAAATATCATTCAGCAGTAAGGCCAGCAGTGTTAACAGGCTTTTTAGGCTATTCTCTTGTTGTAATAGCGCTTAGTTATGATGTTGGAAGGCCTTGGAGACTTCCTTATCCATTTATAATTCAACAAGGCACAACTTCTCTTTTATTTGAAGTTGCAGCTTGCGTTGCTTTATATCTTACAGTTCTTTTTCTTGAATTTTCTCCAGCAGCTCTTGAATGGCTGGGTTTAAAAAAAGCAAGAAGTCTCGCTGTAAAATTAACAATGGTTTTAACTATATTTGGAGTTATTCTTTCTACGCTTCATCAATCATCATTAGGCGCACTTTTTCTTATTGTTCCTTCAAAACTTCATCCTTTGTGGTATTCTCCCTATCTTCCAATTTTCTTTTTTGTTTCCAGCATCATTGCTGGCCTTTCAATGGTTATATTTGAAAGCTCACTTTCCCATAAGCATTTCGCCTATAAAATGGACGAAACCCACTTAAAAGAAAAAGATGATATTACACTTGGATTTGGAAAGGCCGCGTCTTTAGTGCTTGCGGGATATTTCACGATTAAAGTTATAGGCGTGTCTGTAGCTAATAATTGGAGTCTCATTGCAACTCCCTATGGATTATGGTTTCTTGTTGAAATGCTCGGTTTTGTAGCTCTTCCATGCTTTTTATATGCAATTGGCGTAAGAGAAAAAAAAGTTACACTTATACGATGGACAGCACTTTGGACAGTTATCGGTATTGTTGTTAATCGCTTAAATATATCATTAGTTGCTTTTAATTGGCATTTGCCTTCATCTGAAAGATATTTTCCCCATTGGATGGAAATTGTAATTTCTGTTTTCCTTCTAACAGTAGGAATTATTGCTTTTAGATTTATTGTAACAAAAATGCCTATACTTTATGAACATCCAGAATATAAGGATGAACATTAAAAAAAAAGGAAGGATAAATAAAGATGCACGAAACATATCACACACTACAAGAGTTTATGCTTCATTCGGAAAGCGTAACTTATCTGATTATGTTAGCTTCTTTAGCTGGCATGTTAGGTTTTTGGAGTTTTCTTACAGGAAGAGACGAAGACAATTAATTATGAGGAGAAAATTATGTATGAATTTGTAAGCGGTCCACTTGCATTGACTTCATTTGCTATATTTTTCGTTGGATTAATAATAAGAACAGTTTATTACATTAAAGGCTTAGATTGGAAGCTTGATAGGGTAGCTTATCGAGAATACCCAGAGTATGGCTTTAGAGGAGCTGTTCGTTCAATAATATTATGGCTTGTGCCTTTTGGCACAAGGAGTTGGAAAGCTAATCCATTGTTTACTATAACTTTTTTTCTATTTCACCTTGGAGTAGTGATAACTCCTATTTTTTTATCAGCTCATAATATTCTTTTAAAAGAAAAGTTAGGTATTGGTTTATTTTCAATTCCAAACGGAATGGCTGATTTTTTAACAGTTGCGGTTATTGTATGCGCTGTATTTTTAATTCTAAGAAGAATCGGTCTTCCTGAAGTGCGGATTCTTACTACAGTTTATGATTATATTCTTTTGGGTATTACTGTTATGCCTTTTATAACTGGATTTATAGCGTTTCATCAAGTTTCGGATTATAAATTTTGGCTGATTATTCATATAATATGCGGTGAAATAATGCTTGTTGCAATTCCATTTACAAAACTTTCTCATTTTGTGCTATTTTTCCTTTCACGAGCTCAAATCGGAATGGATTTTGGCATAAAACGAGGCGGCATGAAAAACAAAAAAGGCATGGCTTGGTAAAAAATTGAACATTTTTAACTTTATAAAAATAAGGTAGCAACATGGCAGAAGGTATTCTTTGTAATAAAAGACCAGTAAATACAAAAGAAGAATTACATGCTTTATTAGCCGATAAGGGGGGGAGAAAGTATTATGAAGAAATGAATTCCCTTGAAATCGACTCTAAAGCATTAGGCGAATTAATAAATAAAACTTGTAAATCAAGAATAAAAACATGGCTTGAAATATGCGCTCATTGCGGTTTATGTGCTGATAGTTGTTTTTTTTATCTTGCCAATAAGAAAGATCCTACTCAAGTTCCTTCATATAAAATACAATCTACCCTTGGAGAAATAGTTAAAAGAAAAGGCAAGGTAGATAATGCTTTCATGCAAAAAACGATGGATACAGCATGGGGAAAATGCACTTGCTGTAACAGATGCGGTTTATATTGTCCTTTTGGAATAGATATGGGCGTCATGTTTGGTTATTTAAGGGGTGTTTGTTTTTCCCAAGGTTTTGTTCCGTGGGAGCTTAAAATAGGTTCTGGTATGCACAGAATATATAGAGCTCAAATGGATATAACTACTGAAGACTGGGTTGATACTTGCCAGTGGATGGAAGAAGAATCTCAAGATGAATGGCCAAATCTTACCATTCCAGTTGATAAAGAAAATGCAGA from Desulfobacterales bacterium includes:
- a CDS encoding cytochrome C; the encoded protein is MKAKHIKWGAIFALLPIAFLFYGMIVFGGQKYEGSTQNCFTDGILINGLAAFGKLERPEVLFLHDKHTDALEKKNKDCLTCHVKDKNNNLSIKFKRIENVSKDEVMDIYHLNCINCHNEMSASGDKSGPVTCGECHRDKVEESLCRAPIEIDKSLHGRHSKAYENKCETCHHEYNPETKKLFYEKGKESSCRYCHKDKTEENRMSMSMAAHTQCVNCHKKNIEEQKTAGPIKCSGCHDAKKQQLISKLDTIPRLERKQPDAALIKNNSPELATRMNFVPFDHKAHEEYNDTCRVCHHESLNECTKCHTLLGIKEGSNVSLESSMHTKKEKSSCIGCHEAKQKDKQCIGCHTFDSSRKKSSEDYCAKCHMSVPAQGTFTEEKDMSNFLLISRKLTTDSYNAEEIPEKVVMKDLVDKYEQAEMPHRKIVEYFEKSINSNKLSGYFHKDKNTVCNGCHHNSTSSVKPTRCGNCHGKPLAESENLDKPVLMTAYHGLCIGCHKEMELGKATGCADCHKERKKWWNNSVNR
- a CDS encoding 4Fe-4S dicluster domain-containing protein, with the protein product MSRRKFLGLAGAAGASALIGSSAHSASNKHFEGYPNSFGVLHDITLCVGCRSCEAACNRVNELPQPDVSFSDVSVLEQKRRTSSDAFTVVNKHANLKNSKVPIFNKIQCNHCLEPACASVCFVKAFKKTEQGPVLYDPSVCVGCRYCMVACPFDIPTYEYDKAFTPRVRKCTLCYPRIIEGLLPGCVESCPTGALKFGKRDDLIKIARDRISKKPEKYIEHIYGEHEMGGTSWLYLSGVPFKQLGMREDLGIKPAPEYTAGALSGVPIVVGLWPVLLTGIYAMTKRKEKVADLEKKECVKEAIEKEKADANAKLAKAMEKAETDKKTAIDKAVKKALEEASKAKVEG
- the hybB gene encoding Ni/Fe-hydrogenase cytochrome b subunit; translated protein: MSSETIESRKTYLNAFNICAGMIVLIGLFVTFLRFTGGLAKVTNLSNYNPWGIWIGFDLLAGVALAAGGYVTSAAVYIFGMKKYHSAVRPAVLTGFLGYSLVVIALSYDVGRPWRLPYPFIIQQGTTSLLFEVAACVALYLTVLFLEFSPAALEWLGLKKARSLAVKLTMVLTIFGVILSTLHQSSLGALFLIVPSKLHPLWYSPYLPIFFFVSSIIAGLSMVIFESSLSHKHFAYKMDETHLKEKDDITLGFGKAASLVLAGYFTIKVIGVSVANNWSLIATPYGLWFLVEMLGFVALPCFLYAIGVREKKVTLIRWTALWTVIGIVVNRLNISLVAFNWHLPSSERYFPHWMEIVISVFLLTVGIIAFRFIVTKMPILYEHPEYKDEH